The sequence AGTGAGTTTGAACGAATAGAATATATAATAATAGTGGCTATTTCTTTTAGTGTTGCAACGAGAATATAATAAGATCATTCGGGCAATAActtgaaaaaagaagaagacaaaGTACGATAACTTCAAAAGCTCTTaatcaattttgaatttcgatATCAGATAAATATCGAAATTTCTGCTTCATAATCATATCCAACTCTAAGCAAGAATTTAGCAGATTGAATTAATTTGCTACAAATCAATTTTGATTGGGACATCATTGCAATGTTTCAATAGTACTCGAGTTCATTTTGCAAATATAATGAAAGGTAatgatttaatttgtaaatGTTATTCAATCCAACAAGGAAAATGTGGGAAATGAATGATATGATAAATTTCATCTtaattctcaaaaaataaaactcATCTTCTCCCACTTTAATTAAGTGTTAATAATGTAATGGTAAAGAATGATATTCCACACATCAGGAACTCCTGGGAGACACCAATGAACACAGTCTGCATATTGTTGAGGGTTATTTATTAGACTCTCTCTATTTTTTAAGTATGATAAATTCCTAGACATGGAAACATGAGCATCTCTTCTATAATCCGATAAATGTGTTATATTCAAATACTGCACATGCAACCCTCTCCCCTTCAGCCTCTCTATTGTTGATTCTGCTATTCCCATCATCTCGCGATCCGTTTGAATGCTCCAGTAATCCTTCTTCGAAACCGGCTTCGTCTCGTTGTAGCATGAATGCCCGTCAAAATGTTCGCCGctatagtttataataaaatacgAGAAATAATGTAATCTTTTCAATGGTATATTTCTCAATTGAAATAGTAAAGACAACTAGTTGTAGctaagttgtaaaattttaacatagagaaagaaaaataaaatattttaaaatattaataacctattcgttttaaattcatttttgatgatttttataccatgttaaatattttgttacgaacttaaatttaagatgtatattgaatttttcttcataaataaaatttgatgttatttaaaaaagaattaaaattataaaaacaaacgagaaaataaaataataaagaaattgatgggagaagagagagaataaatagagaaaaaaatggagggagagaACTCCTCTagtcctcttttatatattatcaCAAAAACTTGACCCGCATCCTATAATTGAcatattcagttatacaaatgacactgttaataattgacactattcggttatacaaatgacgctgtctataattgacattattcagttatacaaatgacactaagacattttaaaatgttattgtgtcattttcaatcttatagcgtcatttaaaatattatagtatcatttacaattATAGTGTCAATTGCAGAAAATGtcatttatattcaaaatagtgtcaattatacaccaTCATTTTTatgcaatgtcatttgtataactgaatagtttcaatatattacagacaatatcatttgtataaccaaatagtgtcatttatacgattCGGATCAAGATACGAGTTTGAGCCAGGGTGTGGGTCAGGGTGCAGTCGGTTGCACCTAAGACCagttcatatattatatagataactTACCAAAACAAGATAACGCCAAATAAGATAAAAATTagtctattgaattgggaccAAATTGAATACTATACTTACTTTGTGTGAAAGGGCGAAAGGCTCATGAAGAAGAGCTTTGTTTTGGTGCGATTGACGTTGAGCTCGAGCCAATCCGACCACGTGCGCATGCTTATTTCGTAATGACGAGCGTCCTTTAATACTACTTTGCTAATGGCGTCACTACTCCCAAATGATCCCCATCTAATCGTGTAATTAAACATTAATCAACACATGGAAAACGTGGTTAACATCAAATTAACTCAGACGTATATAATTGTATTCACTAATGACTCATGTTGAGAGAGTACTTACCGGAGAGTGATGTTGTACTTAATCCACCACATAAAGTTGTCGAAGATGAGTATGTCGGCATCGTTCCAATGCCTCGCATGATTTTCGATTGAATTAATtctcaaaattaaattatttcttgtGTTATGGTGGTACGGATCGTCAGCGTTCGATTCCACCAGCAGCGGAGACCAATAGAACTCGATCGTCGCATTGTATTCCTTCAACaataatagtagtaataataatatataatgagTAGTGttatttgccaaaaaaaaaaaaagtggcaCAAGTAAATGttaaatacttttaaaattgttggttcaaatttaaaaagGAGTTAGTTAGATTGATTATTTTCTCCATATTATggtttttaataattattttaacttttactatttatccttttttttattttgaatcaaaaggatttaattgaa comes from Salvia miltiorrhiza cultivar Shanhuang (shh) chromosome 3, IMPLAD_Smil_shh, whole genome shotgun sequence and encodes:
- the LOC131014945 gene encoding protein trichome birefringence-like 34 isoform X1, which produces MWWIKYNITLRWGSFGSSDAISKVVLKDARHYEISMRTWSDWLELNVNRTKTKLFFMSLSPFHTNGEHFDGHSCYNETKPVSKKDYWSIQTDREMMGIAESTIERLKGRGLHVQYLNITHLSDYRRDAHVSMSRNLSYLKNRESLINNPQQYADCVHWCLPGVPDVWNIILYHYIINT